One window of Amaranthus tricolor cultivar Red isolate AtriRed21 chromosome 13, ASM2621246v1, whole genome shotgun sequence genomic DNA carries:
- the LOC130798308 gene encoding LEAF RUST 10 DISEASE-RESISTANCE LOCUS RECEPTOR-LIKE PROTEIN KINASE-like 1.2, which yields MYQINSFFLFISIFISIFPPSFSSNTHQIFNKCAPTKSSCGFQWKISYPFWDSTIPNYCGHPAFKLDCDSNSSLTINIKNQKYKIQNINYDDKLLIISNLGFDNGPCPSRRTHLVNSSLEDNLFNLSSNTQNATLFFDCHGSNLRSDLPYPFSCFGFGSESGSGRYGKGGFSSNVSFMAINRTWDEELRRICRFVVDIPILKTMAMELAYGELDLNDVFKKGFEVKWRIDDGGLCEDCLNIGGRCGFNYTLGQPTCFCENGAICKKLNATLNAPKDKRSNWGVFVLAGIGIGVCLLLSSLCLFIYRRKRKNGATKFLTHNKSYSPSTGGSNFDFLNGSTYFGVHVFTYRELEEATNHFNPSKELGEGGFGTVYHGKLRDGREVAIKRPYENNNKRAEQFLNEVEILATLRHKNLVNLYGCTSRQSSELLLVYEYVPNGTVADHLHGKQSKNGLLSWSKRLSIAIETASALVYLHDSDIIHRDVKTQNILLCNDFSVKVADFGLSRLFPLDVTHVSTAPQGTPGYVDPEYHQCYQLTEKSDVYSFGVLLAELISSLPAVDITRRRVDINLSNMAINKIQNHALHEFVDPSLGYQSDYQIKKEITEVAKLAFECLQSRKETRPTMNEVFKRLLVIQAKQGSEFDNAEEVDIPVDDVLMLKVDFSPSPPQREEYHLVTQYKPNASV from the exons ATGTATCAAATCAATTCCTTCTTCTTATTCATCTCCATTTTCATATCCATTTTCCCACCatcattttcatcaaatacCCATCAAATCTTCAACAAATGTGCTCCAACAAAATCATCATGTGGGTTCCAATGGAAAATATCTTACCCATTTTGGGACTCAACAATCCCAAATTATTGTGGTCACCCTGCCTTTAAACTAGATTGTGATTCCAATTCTTCCCTCACAATcaatatcaaaaatcaaaaatataaaatccaAAACATCAATTATGATGataaattgttaataatttCAAATCTAGGGTTTGATAATGGTCCTTGTCCTTCTAGAAGGACCCATTTAGTCAACTCTAGTTTAGAGGATAATCTCTTTAATTTGAGTTCTAATACTCAAAATGCAACCCTTTTCTTTGATTGTCATGGGTCTAATCTAAGATCGGATTTACCCTATCCATTTTCTTGTTTTGGATTTGGGTCTGAATCTGGGTCTGGCCGCTATGGTAAGGGGGGTTttagtagtaatgttagttttaTGGCTATAAATAGAACATGGGATGAAGAGTTGAGAAGAATTTGTAGATTTGTGGTTGATATTCCTATTCTTAAGACTATGGCTATGGAGCTTGCTTATGGTGAATTAgatttgaatgatgtttttaagAAGGGGTTTGAGGTAAAATGGAGGATTGATGATGGTGGTTTATGTGAAGATTGTTTGAATATTGGAGGAAGATGTGGATTCAATTATACACTTGGTCAACCTACTTGTTTCTGTGAAAACGGTGCAATTTGTAAAAAGCTTAATGCTACTTTAAATGCTCCAaaag ATAAGAGGTCCAATTGGGGTGTATTCGTACTCGCAG GTATAGGAATTGGTGTATGTTTACTGTTGAGCTCTTTGTGCTTATTTATCTATAGACGGAAACGCAAGAATGGTGCCACAAAATTCTTGACTCACAACAAGTCTTATAGCCCATCCACGGGTGGATCAAATTTTGACTTCCTAAATGGGAGCACCTATTTTGGTGTTCATGTATTCACTTATAGAGAACTTGAAGAAGCCACAAATCACTTTAACCCCTCAAAGGAACTTGGAGAAGGAGGATTCGGAACAGTTTATCATG GAAAACTTCGAGATGGACGTGAAGTGGCAATCAAACGTCCATatgaaaacaacaacaaacGAGCAGAACAGTTCCTAAACGAGGTTGAAATACTTGCAACCTTACGCCACAAAAACCTTGTAAACCTGTACGGTTGCACATCTCGTCAGAGTAGTGAACTTCTCCTTGTTTACGAGTATGTTCCAAATGGCACAGTCGCGGATCATCTTCATGGAAAACAAAGTAAAAACGGGCTGCTTTCATGGTCAAAAAGACTAAGCATCGCCATTGAAACCGCAAGCGCCCTTGTTTACCTTCACGACTCAGACATCATTCACCGCGATGTCAAGACTCAAAACATCCTTCTTTGCAATGATTTTTCAGTCAAGGTAGCGGATTTTGGGCTTTCCCGTCTATTCCCCTTGGATGTGACTCATGTATCAACAGCTCCTCAAGGCACTCCCGGCTATGTAGACCCTGAATATCATCAGTGTTATCAGCTAACTGAAAAAAGCGATGTTTACAGTTTTGGTGTTCTATTGGCTGAACTTATATCATCGTTGCCTGCAGTTGATATCACAAGGCGAAGGGTTGATATAAATTTGTCTAATATGGCGATTAATAAGATTCAAAATCATGCATTACACGAGTTTGTTGATCCTTCACTTGGGTATCAGTCTGATTATCAGATAAAGAAGGAAATAACAGAAGTCGCAAAGTTGGCTTTTGAGTGTTTGCAGAGTAGAAAAGAAACGAGGCCAACGATGAACGAAGTTTTTAAGAGATTATTAGTCATACAAGCGAAACAAGGAAGTGAATTCGACAATGCAGAAGAAGTAGATATTCCTGTTGATGATGTTCTTATGTTAAAGGTTGATTTCTCTCCTTCTCCACCACAAAGAGAGGAGTATCATTTGGTTACACAATATAAGCCTAATGCTAGTGTTTAG